A window of the Henckelia pumila isolate YLH828 chromosome 3, ASM3356847v2, whole genome shotgun sequence genome harbors these coding sequences:
- the LOC140888573 gene encoding uncharacterized protein, whose protein sequence is MDIDYAIRKDEPPAITENNIPDDVDLYEKWERSNRLCVMFIKTKISAGMRCSVDQHNNVKDLLKAIDEQFQSSDKALASTLIMEFSSLRLTNVRGVHEHIMKMRDIAARLKILEVDISESFLVHYILNTLPQQYGPFKISYNTHKDKWSINELMTMCVQEEGRLLMESGENALLTIKRKESESGQ, encoded by the coding sequence ATGGATATTGATTATGCTATTCGGAAAGACGAACCACCTGCTATTACTGAAAACAACATTCCGGATGATGTTGATCTTTATGAAAAGTGGGAGCGATCTAATCGACTCTGCGTAATGTTCATAAAGACCAAGATCTCTGCTGGTATGCGTTGTTCTGTCGATCAGCATAATAATGTCAAAGATTTACTGAAGGCTATTGATGAACAGTTCCAGTCTTCAGATAAGGCACTTGCCAGCACCCTAATTATGGAATTCTCTTCGTTAAGGCTCACCAATGTGAGAGGTGTGCATGAGCACATCATGAAAATGCGGGATATAGCGGCTCGACTGAAGATACTTGAGGTGGATATATCTGAATCTTTCTTGGTGCATTACATTCTGAATACCCTTCCACAACAATACGGTCCTTTTAAAATTTCTTATAACACACATAAAGATAAATGGTCAATTAATGAACTTATGACCATGTGTGTTCAAGAAGAAGGGAGGTTGTTAATGGAATCGGGTGAAAATGCACTATTGACGATAAAAAGGAAAGAATCAGAATCAGGCCAATAA